Genomic DNA from Candidatus Aegiribacteria sp.:
GCCAGATTTCTCATGTTATGTCTGCAGCTCTGCGTTTTAGCCTGTTCGGACAGATTACTGAATTTTGGTATGGCAATAGCCGCAAGGATACCAATAACAACCACTACAACAAGCAGTTCTAC
This window encodes:
- a CDS encoding prepilin-type N-terminal cleavage/methylation domain-containing protein, translated to MTPRKQSGFTLVELLVVVVVIGILAAIAIPKFSNLSEQAKTQSCRHNMRNLA